The DNA segment GAGGAGAACCGTCCCCGCCCCGGTCTCCACCACCGCACAGAGCCCCCGCACCCCCAGCGACTCGGTACCCAGGATCCGCAGCGGCGGAAAGAGCGTCCCGCCGTTACCAGCCAACGCTGAAGACATCCCCCGTCCGCAGCGGCGTGAAGGCCTCTCCGAAGGTGCCCCGCAGGGCCATCTGCGCCTCGAAACCGGTGCAGTGGCCGGCGCGGATCCACTGAGGACCGAGTTCGGCGAGACCTTCTACGGTGCGCTCGATCTTTTCCGCATCGGCTTCGATAAGGTGGAACCCTCCGGTGATCCCCACCAGAGGCTCGCCGGGATAGAGAGCAAGGCTCTGCCTGGTGATATTCACGATTCCCGCATGGCTGCAGCCCGTGACCACCACCACCCCCTCATCGCGGACGGAGGCCGCCAGGGAGATGTCGTCCAGAACCTGATCCCGTCGGAGCGTGCCGTCCTCCACGGTCATCAGGGCGATCCCCGCGCTCTCGTAGGAGGTTGTCCGTGGCACCTCGCCGGTGGTGACCAGACCGGGCATCAACGGCAATGGATCCCGCACCAGCACCATCCGCGCCCCCCGCTCTTCCAGCCGCTCCCGGCTGTCCGATGCGGTGACCCCCACATGGCGGATGCAGGGAGCCGTCACCAAGTGGGGGCGGAAGAGATCGGGATGGGCGATAACCGGAAGATCCGCGGTCCCGGCATCCTCCAGCAGCCGGGCCAGTCCCCTGGTGTGGTCGTAATGGCAGTGGGTGAGGACCACCGCATCCAGTGTGGACGGATCGATGTCCAGGAGATCCATATTGTGCCGCAGTGCGGTGTAGTCCTGGGCCACATCGACAAGCACCCGATGCTCCCCCTCGGCCGTGCGCGCTTCCAGCAGGAAGGAGATGCCGTGCTGCCCCCAGTAGGGCGACTCGTACCGCACCGAATCCTCGGCCACAATGGTGACCCGCAACCCCTCCAGCCTTCCGTAGTCCTGCATGTGCTACCACCTCTCCCGGGCGGCGGCCCGAAGACCGCCGTGTTCCGCAGTGCTTTGCACTGCGGTCTGCTGGATCTGCTGGTATTGTAGCATCTCTAATATGCTGATCGCGACAGGGATCCAGGGTGAGGGGCACCGGGAATCATTCCGCGGTGCGGGGTGATATCTGGTATCATGAGGTTGACGCTACACAGACTGACACACTCCTGGAGGAGGGGTCTCCACCGTTGCTCAGAGATTCCGACCGAACCGCTCCAGGTATGCTGCCGGAGGTACGGAAGTCATCAGGGCTCACGCCCCTGAAGGCGCTGCTGCTCTTCGTGCTCTTTGTGGCGGCCTACTTCTTCACCTTCTTCTTCCGTGTCTCCGCCTCGGTGGTGCTCCCCGAACAGGCGCGCCTCCTCGGCATGAGCGCTTCGCTGACGGGATTCATCTCCAGCCTCTACTACTACGCCTACGCCGTTCTGCAGCCCTTCTGCGGCGCCTTGCACGACCGTTTCGGTCCGGTGCGGGTGGCCGGCGTCGGGATGGTCGTGGCGGGTGTGGGGATCGCCGTCTTCCTGCTCCCTTCCACGCCCGCTTCACTGGGGGCCTGGCGGCTGCTCACCGGTCTTGGACTGGCTCCGGTCTTCTCGGGCGCCCTGGTCTATCAGGCCAGCGCCTTCCCCAGGTCACGCTACCCCTTCTATTCCGGCATCACCCTGGCCACCGGCAATTTCGGCGCCGTGGCCTCCGTGGCCCCTCTGGGATACGCCCTGGACAGCATGGGCAAGACCCCTGTCTTCCTGGCACTGACACTCTGCAGCCTCCTGATGGCCTTCCTGTTCCTGGCGCTGAAGCGGAGCGACCCCGTGACAGGCACGGCGGCCAGGCAGGAAGGACACCGGGAGATGCGGCTTTTCGCCCGCCTGGCGGACGGGATGCGGACCCTGAAGCGATCCAGGCACCTCCTGGCCGTCACACTGCTCTGGGCGGTACCCGTGGCGGGGCTGCTGGGGCTGCAGGGGCTCTGGGCGGTCTCCTGGTACGCCACGGCCTACGAATCCAGTGAAGCCACGGCACGGAACTGGGCGACCCTCATCAGTGTCGGGGTTATGATAGGGACACTGCTGGGGGGATACATCGCCCCCCTGGCGACGCAGCGCAAACGTTGTCTGGTCACCTTCTACACACTGCAGACGGCGTTGTGGATGCTGCTCTGGTCCGGCATCGCGCTCCGCTGGCCCCTCGTTCTCGTCGGGGCCGCAGGCGGTGTTCTGGGAATCGCTTCGGGGGTCACCACCGTCCATTTCGCCTCGGCCATCAACGATGTGGTGCGCCCCGACCAGCGGGGCGTCGCCCTGGGCTGCATCAACATGCTGGTGATGATTACCGTCATCCT comes from the Synergistales bacterium genome and includes:
- a CDS encoding MFS transporter, coding for MLRDSDRTAPGMLPEVRKSSGLTPLKALLLFVLFVAAYFFTFFFRVSASVVLPEQARLLGMSASLTGFISSLYYYAYAVLQPFCGALHDRFGPVRVAGVGMVVAGVGIAVFLLPSTPASLGAWRLLTGLGLAPVFSGALVYQASAFPRSRYPFYSGITLATGNFGAVASVAPLGYALDSMGKTPVFLALTLCSLLMAFLFLALKRSDPVTGTAARQEGHREMRLFARLADGMRTLKRSRHLLAVTLLWAVPVAGLLGLQGLWAVSWYATAYESSEATARNWATLISVGVMIGTLLGGYIAPLATQRKRCLVTFYTLQTALWMLLWSGIALRWPLVLVGAAGGVLGIASGVTTVHFASAINDVVRPDQRGVALGCINMLVMITVILFQWGTGGLLDLFPGAQPGTHTHEGYLVTFAVVIAAIAAAAPALRWLDSAAAAQES
- a CDS encoding MBL fold metallo-hydrolase — protein: MQDYGRLEGLRVTIVAEDSVRYESPYWGQHGISFLLEARTAEGEHRVLVDVAQDYTALRHNMDLLDIDPSTLDAVVLTHCHYDHTRGLARLLEDAGTADLPVIAHPDLFRPHLVTAPCIRHVGVTASDSRERLEERGARMVLVRDPLPLMPGLVTTGEVPRTTSYESAGIALMTVEDGTLRRDQVLDDISLAASVRDEGVVVVTGCSHAGIVNITRQSLALYPGEPLVGITGGFHLIEADAEKIERTVEGLAELGPQWIRAGHCTGFEAQMALRGTFGEAFTPLRTGDVFSVGW